Proteins found in one Nitratiruptor sp. SB155-2 genomic segment:
- a CDS encoding VIT1/CCC1 transporter family protein has translation MDMQKVLKQQQNEIDEYHIYMALSKLEKGKNSEILAQIAQDELKHYNFWIKVTKQELKPRMWRIRLYVTLAKLFGLSFALKKMEMGEEGAEQFYLEVAKEYPEAKTIYEDEARHETMLINMLQDEKLEYAGAVVLGMNDALVELTGTLTGVALAFSNAKYVGITGVIMGIAASLSMAGSAYLEARENADKGIEPKKYALYTGLSYILTTIIVVLPFFIFDRAKVALVFMFMGAALSILVYNYYIAVAREEDFAKRVKEMFLITFGVAAISFVIGYLVNRYFGIEI, from the coding sequence ATGGATATGCAAAAAGTGCTGAAACAGCAGCAAAACGAAATAGATGAATATCATATCTATATGGCGTTATCGAAACTGGAAAAAGGCAAAAATAGCGAGATTCTTGCCCAAATTGCCCAAGATGAGTTGAAACATTACAACTTTTGGATCAAAGTGACAAAGCAAGAACTTAAGCCCAGAATGTGGCGTATTCGTCTGTATGTTACTTTGGCGAAACTGTTTGGTCTCAGTTTTGCTCTGAAAAAAATGGAGATGGGGGAAGAGGGAGCGGAACAGTTTTATCTAGAGGTTGCTAAAGAGTATCCAGAGGCTAAAACAATCTACGAAGATGAAGCAAGACATGAAACGATGCTTATCAACATGCTCCAAGATGAAAAGCTTGAATATGCCGGAGCCGTGGTTCTTGGTATGAACGATGCACTGGTAGAGCTGACAGGAACGCTCACAGGGGTAGCTTTGGCCTTTTCAAACGCTAAATATGTAGGAATTACGGGAGTCATCATGGGAATTGCGGCTTCGCTTTCGATGGCCGGGAGTGCCTACTTGGAAGCGAGAGAAAATGCGGACAAGGGGATAGAGCCCAAAAAGTATGCCCTCTATACCGGGCTTTCCTATATTTTGACAACCATTATAGTGGTGCTGCCTTTCTTTATCTTTGATAGAGCTAAAGTGGCGTTGGTTTTTATGTTTATGGGTGCCGCACTTTCCATTCTTGTGTACAACTATTATATTGCAGTGGCTAGAGAAGAGGATTTTGCTAAACGGGTCAAAGAGATGTTTCTCATTACCTTTGGTGTAGCAGCTATCAGTTTTGTTATCGGATATCTCGTCAATCGCTATTTCGGTATAGAAATTTGA
- a CDS encoding NnrS family protein has translation MMQFSQAKLSKRDYFFSQPHQPFFALGMINALLFMALFIPAFRGLIDTDAKFLHAYSMIFLVFTNFFFGFLFTTFPRFSGTPPIEPRRYLLVFLLNFLASLVFFIGIWVPFLWFIVPLFMVLSLTFTLKEFYGIYQKCMMPKQDQYWLIVGIGTGAISNLLFLLSLIPCSCKSTVFYNTAVNFGVYLYLIFVAFVVAFRMVPFFSHVMEYKKSRFLYASVFALFLLHSFVSGIYPKALFLVDLITALVIAYEIKKIHLPFPNKEPLLWILHLALFWLPTALFLGSITEFFESFYGWYSFKLPLHLLALGFLMTVLIGFGTRVTLGHSGNALRVDKAGVLIFYFTQIVVLGRIMFSLAASFGHVTPMFDISATLWILLIVAWLWKYFEVLAFGKRLA, from the coding sequence ATGATGCAGTTTTCTCAAGCAAAGTTATCAAAACGGGACTATTTCTTTTCCCAGCCACATCAGCCCTTTTTCGCACTTGGGATGATCAATGCACTTCTTTTTATGGCTCTTTTCATTCCGGCATTTCGAGGGCTTATTGATACGGATGCGAAGTTTTTACATGCTTATTCTATGATCTTTTTGGTTTTTACCAATTTCTTTTTCGGTTTTTTATTCACTACTTTTCCAAGGTTTTCCGGCACACCCCCAATTGAGCCGAGGCGATATCTTTTGGTTTTTCTTCTCAACTTCCTGGCTTCACTTGTTTTTTTCATTGGCATCTGGGTGCCTTTTTTGTGGTTTATAGTACCACTCTTTATGGTCTTGTCATTGACGTTCACATTAAAAGAGTTCTATGGTATCTATCAAAAATGTATGATGCCAAAGCAGGATCAATATTGGCTTATCGTTGGCATAGGAACCGGAGCGATAAGCAATCTGCTTTTTTTACTCTCGCTCATTCCATGTAGTTGTAAATCGACTGTTTTTTACAATACGGCTGTCAATTTTGGGGTATATCTCTATCTTATCTTCGTTGCGTTTGTGGTGGCTTTTCGTATGGTACCGTTTTTTTCACACGTAATGGAGTATAAAAAAAGTAGATTTTTGTACGCTTCAGTCTTCGCTCTTTTCTTGCTCCACTCCTTTGTAAGTGGAATATATCCAAAAGCCCTCTTTTTGGTTGACCTCATTACAGCCTTGGTTATTGCGTATGAGATTAAGAAGATTCATCTTCCTTTTCCAAACAAGGAGCCGCTACTTTGGATACTGCACCTGGCACTATTTTGGCTGCCAACGGCACTATTTCTAGGCAGTATAACAGAGTTTTTTGAATCCTTTTATGGATGGTACAGTTTTAAGCTGCCTTTGCATCTTTTGGCTCTTGGCTTTTTGATGACTGTGCTTATTGGTTTTGGCACAAGAGTTACTCTTGGACACTCCGGAAATGCTTTGAGAGTAGATAAAGCTGGAGTGTTGATCTTTTACTTTACGCAGATCGTCGTTCTTGGCCGTATCATGTTTAGCTTGGCCGCCTCATTTGGTCATGTGACCCCGATGTTCGACATCAGTGCAACATTATGGATATTGTTGATAGTTGCATGGCTTTGGAAATATTTTGAAGTGTTGGCCTTTGGAAAGAGACTTGCCTAA
- the rsgA gene encoding ribosome small subunit-dependent GTPase A, which produces MQYSKMSVKGLVTYRSAAASRVTRLDTFETFPTILRKKVKKEKIYAGDYVKGEIVDNQFVIESIEPRRNLLTRPPVANVDNVLVVMAMKTPDFDSYLLDNFLAVYEFKGIEPVIVFNKIDLLEEKEELEKWMRLYSSVGYETIAISAQNSDGIEKIKSYIQGDITIVAGPSGAGKSTLLSRLLGVEIKTGQVNKKIGRGRHTTTAVTLYRFDNSSFLADTPGFSKVEASYFMDKKEVHRYFKEFLRYTCKYPDCTHTNEPGCAVKEAVLRGEIACERFKNYLKIMQYYWEELPC; this is translated from the coding sequence GTGCAGTACTCAAAGATGAGTGTTAAAGGACTCGTAACCTACCGCAGCGCCGCTGCGAGTCGAGTTACAAGACTCGATACGTTTGAAACATTTCCTACTATCCTACGCAAAAAGGTAAAAAAAGAGAAAATCTATGCGGGAGACTACGTAAAAGGCGAAATAGTTGATAATCAATTTGTTATTGAAAGCATCGAGCCAAGACGCAATCTCCTCACCCGTCCACCTGTTGCCAATGTAGACAATGTCTTGGTCGTGATGGCTATGAAAACACCGGATTTCGATAGCTATCTACTCGATAATTTCTTGGCAGTCTATGAGTTTAAAGGGATTGAACCGGTTATTGTTTTTAATAAAATCGATCTTTTAGAAGAGAAAGAAGAGCTTGAAAAGTGGATGAGGCTTTATAGCTCGGTAGGCTATGAAACGATTGCCATCAGTGCACAAAACAGTGATGGAATAGAGAAAATCAAATCCTATATCCAAGGAGATATCACCATCGTCGCAGGACCAAGCGGGGCTGGAAAATCGACACTGCTTTCAAGACTTTTAGGAGTTGAGATTAAAACAGGACAAGTAAATAAAAAAATAGGACGTGGGCGCCATACAACCACCGCAGTAACACTGTACCGTTTTGATAATTCCTCTTTTCTCGCCGACACTCCTGGATTTAGCAAAGTGGAAGCGAGCTATTTTATGGATAAAAAAGAGGTGCATCGCTATTTCAAAGAGTTTTTACGCTATACCTGTAAATATCCGGACTGTACCCATACCAACGAGCCAGGATGCGCAGTCAAAGAGGCGGTTTTACGTGGTGAAATTGCCTGTGAGCGATTTAAAAACTATCTCAAAATCATGCAGTATTACTGGGAAGAACTGCCCTGTTAG
- the ilvD gene encoding dihydroxy-acid dehydratase → MRSDEIKKGFQRAPHRSLLRATGLKDEDFEKPFIGVANSFIEIIPGHFFLNKYAAIIKDEIRKCGCVPFEFNTIGVDDGIAMGHDGMLYSLPSREIIANSIETVMNAHKLDALICIPNCDKITPGMIMGALRVNVPTIFVSGGPMKAGKLSDGTPIDLATAFEAVGKVAKGEMSEEELYQIECEACPSGGSCSGMFTANSMNTLMEAMGIALKGNGTILALTPEREELLRKAARRICEIAKDEKLTQEYKIRNILNEKAIHNAFVVDMAMGGSTNTVLHMMAISKEAGVDFPLSKLNEISKHVAHIAKISPSLQTVHMEDINKAGGVSAVMKEASKRSDTVLYLDNPVIEGGTIGDRIKDAEVIDTSIIHPIDKPYSEVGGLAILFGNLAEEGAVVKTAGIDPNMREFTGKAICFDSQQEAIDGILGGKVKPGHVVVIRYEGPKGGPGMQEMLAPTSLIAGMNLGDKVALITDGRFSGATRGASIGHVSPEAAEGGVIGLLQDGDEIYINVDTYTLEVKLSDEELEERRKNFKPKVKDIKGRWLRQYRSLVTNAANGAVLKDEC, encoded by the coding sequence ATGCGAAGTGATGAGATAAAAAAGGGGTTTCAACGTGCACCCCATAGAAGTCTTCTTCGAGCGACAGGATTGAAGGATGAAGATTTTGAAAAACCCTTTATTGGCGTAGCCAACTCGTTTATCGAGATTATTCCGGGCCACTTCTTCTTAAACAAATATGCTGCCATCATCAAAGATGAGATACGAAAATGTGGATGTGTACCATTTGAATTCAATACTATCGGTGTTGATGATGGCATCGCCATGGGGCATGACGGGATGCTCTATTCGCTTCCGAGCCGTGAGATCATCGCCAACTCCATAGAAACCGTTATGAATGCCCATAAGCTCGATGCACTTATCTGTATTCCAAACTGTGACAAGATCACTCCTGGTATGATCATGGGAGCACTGAGGGTTAATGTACCTACTATTTTTGTGAGCGGCGGTCCAATGAAAGCCGGAAAATTATCAGATGGAACCCCGATCGATTTGGCTACGGCCTTTGAAGCGGTAGGCAAAGTTGCAAAAGGAGAGATGAGTGAAGAAGAGCTTTACCAGATTGAGTGTGAAGCGTGTCCAAGTGGTGGAAGCTGTTCAGGAATGTTTACCGCAAACTCGATGAATACTTTGATGGAAGCGATGGGAATCGCTTTGAAGGGCAATGGAACCATTTTGGCTTTGACTCCTGAGCGAGAAGAGCTTTTGCGAAAAGCGGCACGAAGGATCTGTGAGATCGCAAAGGACGAAAAACTCACCCAAGAGTACAAAATAAGGAATATTCTCAACGAAAAAGCGATCCACAACGCCTTTGTCGTGGATATGGCAATGGGCGGAAGCACCAATACTGTGCTTCATATGATGGCAATTTCCAAAGAGGCCGGGGTCGATTTTCCTCTATCAAAACTCAATGAAATCAGCAAACATGTAGCGCATATCGCAAAAATCTCTCCAAGCCTGCAAACGGTACATATGGAAGATATCAACAAAGCCGGTGGCGTGAGTGCCGTGATGAAAGAGGCAAGCAAACGAAGCGATACGGTTCTTTACCTGGACAATCCGGTCATTGAGGGTGGAACGATAGGGGATCGCATCAAAGATGCAGAAGTGATCGATACCTCTATCATTCATCCTATCGATAAACCATATAGCGAAGTTGGAGGGCTTGCCATCCTTTTTGGAAATCTGGCTGAAGAAGGAGCTGTTGTCAAAACAGCTGGAATCGATCCAAATATGAGAGAGTTTACAGGAAAGGCCATCTGCTTTGACAGCCAGCAAGAAGCAATCGACGGGATACTGGGTGGAAAAGTAAAACCAGGGCATGTGGTAGTAATCCGCTACGAGGGTCCAAAAGGTGGGCCCGGTATGCAAGAGATGCTTGCACCTACGAGTCTGATCGCAGGAATGAATCTTGGCGACAAAGTTGCACTCATTACCGATGGGCGATTTAGCGGAGCAACAAGAGGGGCTAGTATCGGCCACGTGAGTCCGGAAGCTGCCGAAGGCGGTGTGATAGGACTTTTGCAAGATGGAGATGAGATCTACATCAATGTGGACACCTATACATTGGAGGTGAAATTAAGCGATGAAGAGCTTGAAGAGCGCCGTAAAAACTTCAAACCAAAAGTAAAAGATATCAAAGGAAGATGGCTCAGACAATATCGAAGCCTTGTAACAAATGCGGCTAACGGTGCAGTACTCAAAGATGAGTGTTAA
- a CDS encoding metallophosphoesterase family protein: MKRRDFLKATCTLPFAIPLLAQENRVLRFLHITDSHMDLSMPHTVEAMEHLVDVVNSRFAHIDFVLFGGDNFNNTASGDKDTKVFKSILDGLKTPYYCVRGNKESTPKGDNQIDAKAFARLFFDQKGMKVSGRDWMVQHNGYVVLGLDSTIEHSGAGIYTKETIAFAKKALDLGKPTIILNHHPYLNYWGGTDPKDIHKYVLQNTKEVQEKLFRYPNLVLTLSGHKHIDNVSQIGHVQVIATRAFKAAQTLYRNPMRYIEIDGSTVTQKLITT; encoded by the coding sequence ATGAAAAGACGAGATTTCCTCAAGGCAACATGTACGCTTCCATTTGCAATCCCACTTTTGGCACAAGAAAATAGAGTACTTCGTTTTTTACATATTACAGATTCCCATATGGACCTTTCTATGCCTCATACTGTCGAAGCTATGGAGCATCTCGTCGATGTTGTCAATAGTCGCTTTGCTCATATCGATTTTGTTCTGTTTGGAGGAGACAACTTTAACAATACCGCTTCAGGTGACAAGGATACGAAAGTATTCAAGTCCATTTTGGATGGATTGAAGACTCCATACTACTGTGTGCGAGGCAATAAAGAGTCCACTCCAAAAGGGGATAATCAAATCGATGCCAAAGCGTTTGCACGACTCTTTTTTGATCAAAAAGGGATGAAAGTCTCTGGTAGAGACTGGATGGTTCAGCACAATGGCTATGTCGTCCTGGGGCTGGATAGTACGATAGAACATAGTGGAGCTGGAATCTATACGAAAGAGACGATCGCTTTTGCCAAAAAAGCACTTGACTTAGGAAAACCTACCATCATCCTCAATCACCATCCCTACCTCAACTACTGGGGTGGAACGGATCCAAAAGATATACACAAATATGTTCTGCAAAATACAAAGGAAGTGCAAGAGAAGCTGTTTAGATATCCAAATCTTGTATTGACCCTATCGGGACACAAACATATCGACAATGTCAGTCAGATTGGTCATGTTCAGGTTATTGCTACCAGGGCCTTCAAAGCGGCTCAGACCCTGTATAGAAATCCGATGCGCTATATCGAAATCGATGGCAGTACCGTCACGCAAAAACTGATTACGACCTGA
- a CDS encoding D-2-hydroxyacid dehydrogenase codes for MKIVVLDAATLGDVDFSLLNRFGKVDVYPTTNENEKLQRIKDADIIITNKVVIDKEAMDHADNLKLICIAATGMNNVDLEYAKEKNIEVKNVVGYSTESVVQHTFAMAFYLIEQMRYYDEYVKSGKWSESGLFTCIDRPFFEIFGKRWGIVGMGAIGKRVAEVVQSFGCDVVYYSTSGSNLDQPFKHLDLDTLLCTSDIISIHAPLNEHTKGLIKKEQLQKLQVKAVLLNLGRGGIIDEVDLAETIDQKEIYVGLDVTQKEPLPKDSPLLKVKNKDRLLITPHIAWTSIEARERLFASIIENIENFLRS; via the coding sequence ATGAAAATAGTCGTTTTGGATGCAGCAACGTTAGGAGATGTGGATTTTTCTTTATTGAACCGATTTGGTAAAGTTGATGTCTATCCTACTACAAATGAGAATGAAAAACTGCAAAGAATCAAAGATGCCGATATCATCATAACCAACAAAGTGGTAATAGACAAAGAGGCTATGGATCATGCGGACAATCTCAAGCTTATCTGCATCGCCGCAACAGGGATGAACAATGTGGACCTTGAGTATGCCAAAGAAAAGAATATAGAAGTCAAAAACGTTGTAGGATATTCTACTGAAAGCGTTGTGCAACACACCTTTGCCATGGCCTTTTACCTCATAGAGCAGATGCGCTATTACGACGAGTATGTGAAAAGCGGAAAATGGAGTGAGTCGGGACTTTTTACCTGTATCGACAGGCCATTTTTTGAAATTTTTGGCAAGCGTTGGGGTATCGTAGGAATGGGGGCTATCGGTAAACGGGTTGCCGAAGTAGTACAAAGTTTTGGATGCGATGTGGTCTATTACTCTACCAGTGGAAGCAATCTTGATCAACCTTTCAAGCATCTCGACCTCGATACCCTACTTTGTACCAGCGATATCATCTCTATCCATGCTCCACTCAATGAACACACAAAAGGTCTTATCAAAAAAGAGCAGCTTCAAAAACTGCAGGTCAAGGCAGTGCTGTTGAATCTTGGAAGAGGCGGTATCATCGATGAGGTGGATCTAGCCGAAACTATTGATCAAAAAGAGATCTACGTGGGACTCGATGTGACCCAAAAAGAGCCGTTACCGAAAGATTCACCACTTTTGAAAGTAAAAAACAAAGACCGGCTTCTCATCACTCCCCATATCGCATGGACTAGCATTGAAGCAAGAGAGAGACTTTTTGCCTCGATTATAGAAAATATAGAAAATTTTCTCAGGTCGTAA
- a CDS encoding secondary thiamine-phosphate synthase enzyme YjbQ, which translates to MKIIQKLITLKARSRGFHLVTNEIVEALDLQDIQAGLLHLFLMHTSASLTINENADPSVRRDFLQFTDRLVPENEPYYTHILEGSEDMPAHIKSSLYGNALTIPVTDGRMVLGTWQGIYLCEHRDFAGNRKVYATIIGE; encoded by the coding sequence GTGAAAATCATTCAAAAACTCATCACCTTGAAAGCACGATCACGAGGATTCCATCTTGTGACAAATGAAATTGTCGAAGCTTTGGATCTACAAGATATCCAAGCCGGACTTTTGCACCTCTTTTTGATGCACACCAGTGCAAGCCTCACCATCAATGAAAACGCCGATCCGAGTGTTCGAAGAGACTTTTTACAGTTCACCGATCGACTCGTTCCGGAAAACGAGCCCTATTACACGCACATTTTAGAAGGCAGTGAAGATATGCCGGCCCATATCAAAAGCAGCCTGTACGGCAATGCCTTGACGATTCCTGTAACTGATGGGAGAATGGTCCTTGGCACTTGGCAGGGAATCTACCTCTGTGAACACAGGGACTTTGCCGGAAACAGAAAGGTATATGCAACAATCATAGGAGAGTAG
- the purT gene encoding formate-dependent phosphoribosylglycinamide formyltransferase translates to MQFPAPLKSNSIKFLLLGSGELGKEVAIEAQRLGIEVVAVDRYPNAPAHLVAHRSYVIDMKSKEQVLEVIFREKPDYILPEIEAINIEALFEAEERGFRVIPNAEAVNKTMNRKNIRKFAAEELGLKTSQYRFVSSFEGLQEAARTLGFPCVIKPVMSSSGHGQSIARNEADLERSWEIAKEARGDASELIVEEFIDFDYEITLLTARNETGTVFCPPIGHIQKDGDYIFSWQPMQMSETALQKAKEIAKTITDGLGGRGIFGVELFVKGDEVYFSEVSPRPHDTGMVTMITQSQSEFALHVRAVLGLGLGFTFYTPGASAAYKAKHESFTPVIEADESVFDQESFLRVFGKPESHEGRRMAVVLTLAETAEQALQKANELIAKVSDQ, encoded by the coding sequence ATGCAGTTTCCAGCTCCACTTAAATCCAATTCCATAAAATTTCTGCTCCTTGGCAGTGGTGAACTTGGGAAAGAGGTTGCAATCGAAGCGCAGCGACTGGGAATAGAAGTTGTAGCGGTAGATAGATACCCAAACGCACCGGCTCATTTGGTAGCACACAGAAGCTATGTCATCGATATGAAAAGCAAAGAGCAGGTTTTGGAAGTGATTTTTCGAGAGAAACCGGATTATATCCTTCCAGAGATCGAAGCTATCAATATAGAAGCTCTTTTTGAAGCCGAAGAACGGGGGTTTCGCGTCATTCCAAATGCAGAAGCGGTCAACAAAACGATGAATCGAAAAAATATCCGAAAATTTGCCGCCGAAGAACTTGGCCTCAAAACAAGCCAATATCGATTCGTATCCAGCTTTGAAGGGCTTCAAGAAGCAGCACGTACTCTTGGTTTTCCTTGCGTTATTAAACCGGTGATGAGTTCCTCCGGGCACGGGCAAAGTATCGCTCGAAATGAAGCAGATCTGGAAAGATCGTGGGAGATTGCAAAAGAAGCAAGAGGTGATGCAAGTGAACTGATCGTCGAAGAGTTTATCGATTTCGATTATGAGATTACCCTTTTGACAGCACGAAACGAAACGGGAACGGTTTTTTGTCCACCTATTGGACACATTCAAAAAGATGGAGACTACATCTTTAGCTGGCAGCCTATGCAGATGAGCGAAACGGCGCTGCAAAAAGCAAAAGAGATAGCCAAAACGATCACCGATGGACTTGGCGGACGAGGGATTTTCGGCGTTGAGCTTTTTGTCAAAGGGGATGAGGTCTATTTCAGTGAAGTCTCTCCGCGTCCTCACGATACGGGAATGGTTACGATGATTACCCAAAGCCAGAGCGAATTTGCTTTGCATGTTCGAGCCGTTTTGGGTCTTGGGCTTGGATTTACCTTTTACACACCTGGAGCCAGTGCTGCCTATAAAGCGAAACATGAGAGCTTCACTCCCGTTATCGAAGCGGATGAGTCTGTATTTGATCAAGAGAGCTTCTTGCGCGTTTTTGGAAAACCTGAGTCCCATGAAGGAAGACGTATGGCCGTTGTCTTGACCTTGGCTGAAACTGCCGAACAGGCTCTACAAAAAGCAAACGAACTTATTGCGAAAGTGAGCGACCAGTGA
- a CDS encoding class I SAM-dependent methyltransferase, translating into MKLTQDMSKVEVKGWEAKYYDRLMDLITLGYYPFFIRKVIKDLDLKPGQKILDMGAGTGRNALLMSEYIGQNGAIVGLEIGEEMQEQFQKKSSSHPNIKLQNIRIDEPLPYHNQFDVAFISFVLHGFIQEKRETIIQNAYNALKPGGIFAILDYANFDVDKAPWYVRFAIRKVECPLAEDFINRDTKKMLEHFGFCDLEEHFYFQGYVRLLKAKKCK; encoded by the coding sequence TTGAAACTAACGCAGGATATGAGCAAAGTGGAAGTAAAAGGATGGGAAGCAAAATATTATGACAGGCTCATGGATCTCATCACTTTGGGATACTACCCTTTTTTCATACGAAAAGTGATCAAAGATCTGGACCTTAAACCGGGCCAAAAGATTCTTGACATGGGGGCTGGAACTGGGAGAAATGCGCTTCTGATGAGCGAGTACATCGGCCAAAATGGAGCAATTGTTGGACTGGAAATCGGCGAGGAGATGCAAGAGCAGTTTCAAAAAAAGAGCTCCTCGCATCCAAACATAAAACTGCAAAATATACGTATTGACGAACCACTTCCCTATCACAACCAATTTGATGTGGCATTTATCTCTTTCGTACTCCACGGCTTTATCCAGGAAAAAAGAGAAACAATCATCCAAAATGCCTACAACGCTTTGAAGCCGGGAGGAATTTTTGCCATTTTAGATTACGCTAATTTCGATGTGGACAAAGCTCCTTGGTATGTTCGATTTGCAATAAGAAAAGTGGAGTGCCCATTGGCCGAAGATTTTATCAATCGCGATACTAAGAAGATGCTGGAACACTTTGGTTTTTGCGACCTTGAAGAACATTTCTACTTTCAAGGATATGTGCGGCTTTTGAAGGCGAAAAAATGCAAGTAA